The genomic DNA gtttatggtgcacgtgtgttttccgtgtgttatctgtgataacccacggagaacaggaactttctgctcacctgtccctggcgttgccgtCCGTGGTACTGATCTATAGTCCCcggtgactccccgctgctgctgcttccggtcctcggtgcagtgaatatgcaatgagcataatgagcgggggtcggaagcaagttacagcaatggcagagactgcagggctggagaatgtgagtgtagaaattcattatatttcacagacacgtcttttctccggtgcgtgtcacacagatccCATCCgtgcgctccgtgtgacactcgtgatgctggagaaaaatagacatgtctatgtgtggacacacagtccatggcaaaacacgcacatgagcacagacctattgattttaataggtctatgtgtgcccatgtctccggcccGTGAGAAAACACAGACCAAACcagacacgtaccggagacacggacgtgtgaaggaggctttaGGAATACAGCATGGGGCTGCGCTCAGCCACTTCTGTGATCCTGACCACCTCTGGCAGACGGATTTTGGCCAGGATGGAGCATAGAGCAAGTCAATGCGCTCGCAGTACAAACCTCAAGGGGCAAAGTCCACCGATCCTGATTTTTTGAAGCTTGCTTATCGCGGTATCTTACTGCTTGTGAGGCCACCGCATTCACTTCCATTAGCTGCGATGTAGCACCAGCATAAAGCCATCTTCAGCCGGGTTACCACCATAGTAGCCTTAGTGGTCCCTCTGATCTGTCGGGCCCCCAGCCATTGAGTTTGGACAGTTGATCACACGGCCTGAGATCTCCCATCGGGCACAAGCCGCCTTTAGGCACGGGCGTCCGTCATGTACAAGGCAGCGCGGGATGTCCCCATATCCTGACGTATTCATATGGCCACATCTTCTGTGCTTCTTCACTTACCATTAATGTATTTTGTACAAGTCTCATCTTGACAACCCCTTTTGTGGCCCTCTAGAAGGTCTGGACATCATGGACCAGATCCCCCTTGTAGGAACCCAACCAGTGCAGCAGTGAGACTACACAATCCTGGGCCAAAGTGGCGGAACACGCACGACCGCCCACAACGCCTCGTATCCCTTTATATCCAGTCAAGAACTTTCACCCAACGTCTTTGCataaataaaaattttattttctttcttacTTTGGGTCAAGACAATACGAAACAATAGTCAGGACCGGTCGCCGGTTCCCTATATCTTTCCACATTCGCACAATCTGATGAGATGATGAATTGCGActataaatagcaaaaaaaaaatatatatatatattaaaaagctGCAAGAACTACAAAGAAAATACTGCAATCATCAGTGCGTCTGATAAGAAACGGGGAAACGATATCAGTGAGTATATAAAAACAGATCTGCTTTGGTTTTCCCAGAAATAGCACCCCCCGTGTCCGTGGCCGTATCTGGTATTGCAGCTAAGCCCTTTTCACCTACAATACCGGATGCATCCAATGAACGAGGGGAAACGTTATGTATGGGGGAGGGAAGTGTAACCGGTTCATTAGGATTATGACCCCCTTGTTTTTTGGAGAGAGGAGTAAAGGATGACAGAAAGCAGAGgattctgggagttgtagttttgcagaaGCCACCTGGCGTCTAGCGTACAGGAGTACGGGCCGCAGCCCGGATACTATAAACCATGCAGGATTGGCGCCATCTTTCCCTCTCCCCCAATACTGGGGCTTTTAACAATTAAAAGTTAACCCTTCATAGACTTTATAGTTGAATACATTTTTTGTCGGATCTTAGAATCCTGCAACTTTTCAATGTACACTATTTACCTTCTTCGCTTTTCAAGATCTCCGCTTGCGGTCACTGAAGGGAGACATTATTCTGCCGGCTCAGTCTTAGAGCTGAAGGTTTGCTGCACTGTATCAGTGCAGGCAGAATTTGCCAAGGGAGACCGAGCAACAAACCGTCTAAAGTaagctttttatatatttttttgttaaaaTACTGTGTATATGGGATGGACGGGGGGgaggggaatatgagatggaagttAAAACAAAGAATAAAATTCATGTCCGTGGAGATATTTGCAGCAGTCAGGACTGTCCGTCGTTTTTCAGCGCCTCAAGCCTCCGAAGGAGCGCGTTCCCGAATGCCTTGCGGTACGCAGGACTGAGGGAGTCTAGTAAAGAGTAGATGGTCTCATGGTACTGATTGCTGCAGCCATCATCAACGTAGTCAAAGGCGAAGCCGACCACCTGAGGGGAGGAAAGTGCAAAGGATAAAGAAAAGTATGAGACAGAGAAACAGGACGAGAACATGCaacattatttattttttcccCCGCTTCATCTGTAGAcaacagttttttatttttctgaggaCGAGTCGTATGTGGGATTGTTGGAAGTTGCCGTTTTAATTGACACCATGGATTTTGCTACACAAAGTACGGaaattccaccattgtttttttttagttttcttttcACACCGATCATTAAAACAGATCCTGTAACTTTGTTCTACAGGTCAGAACGGCAACAGAGGCtccaaatttacatttttttgttgattttttttcttttggtgtgTGTTTTATTACTGCAATAAAAGTCATCTGAGAGTTGTACCATTGTTATTTTCGGGTTGCTTTCTATCAGGTACGATCTGTAGTGTTTATCACAGCCATTTTGGGGTCCGTATGACTTTTCATGATctcttttcttctattttttttattttttattaataaataataattattatgtgCCTTTTATTCAATGGCCCTTTTTAGGCGATGTCCAAAAATTTGGTGTTCCGACCTTTCATTTTTTACTGTGTCAGCCTTTGACTATTacatgataccaaatatgtaaaaaataaataaaaaaaaatgaacatttcacTATTTATGTTTTGAGATGGAAGGGGGCAACGTAAACTTTTAAAGAGGTCTCATTTATATTTTTCAGATTTTTACATTGGATATTGCTCGCCCCTCTCTTGGGGACATGAACGTGCAATTCCTGTAAATCTGATCTTCTGTAGAACCTGGTTACATGCTAACACAAGAGTCTATAGTAAGCCCCTGGGTGGCATAATAACCCCTGGGGGGATGAACATCATGAGTGTCGGaagtaaaccccccccccccccccttccaaagcgcttaggccggtttcacacatccggctttttgccggtttgccggattcggcgctctcccatacagtgactacagtacagtgacagtgcAACAAGtgacggtcacgtgctgtcatgtgaccggcgcatgtgacccggaagttacagcgctgtcactgtactgtattgtctgtacgggagagcgccggatctggcaaaccggcaaaaagccggatgtgtgaaaccggccttacagagaatctgtcaccaggattttgctcccccatctgagagcagcataatatagagacagagctcctgattctagcgatgtgtcacttactgagcagtttgctgtcattttctctgctgcacatctagccgttatatagagctcatgaatatactggactacctgcagcagccaagtagtcctgtaatgataatctcctgctgattaatcagtgatttatcaaaactacactaagcagctcagtaagtgacatattgctggaatcacgatctttgcccctacattattctgctctcagattacgtggcaaaaacctggcgacagattccctttaaatgttgctGTCATTATTGAGTGGTGACTAAAAGGCTAGTCAATGGGGAGCGGACCAAGCTGTGGTCGCAGCTGTTACTCTCCGGTGCTAGCTGTATAATGCAGCCGACATCTGTGCTTTCtggagcgggctcagctcctgagtaTGCACATTGGGCACCTGTCGCCCTCTGACATCCACATAGGAAGGTCAGAGGCGCTTTTGAGGCTCGGTATTGCAATGGCGGGATGGTGCAATCCACCATACCATCAGATACCAgtcccccttccccccctcccaTATCCCCGTATACAGACGCAGACTCACCCGAAGGCCAGCATCGGTCAGCTCCAGGCAGTACCTGGTCCCCTCCTTTATCTCCACGTTGATATAGGCCACGTCCACGGCACACGGTAAGTTCTTGGAGACGAACATGTTGGCGACAGCGAACAAGACGTCATTTACGACTGCTTCGGCCTCCTGCCTCATGTCCTTCACGTCTGTCCCTTCCATGTCCCGCAGGTCCGAATCGCTGTCATAAATGACGTTAATCGGCAGCTCCACGGGATTACAGTCCACCTCCATTCTGTGCAGGGAGATAAATAAGAACGGTCAGATAAAAGCAGTGATGGCTGCCCAGATCAACAGAAATAAGACTTAAAGGGGATGATCATGACTTGCAGAGCCCAAAAACAGCCACAGCAGCGTGTGGGTCTGCCAGGGATTGGCTTTAagagatttaaaggggttttccagccgATTAGAAATGTTCTCAAGAGGGTTTGTACTGGTGTACAATAACGGAAGACGCCATGCTCGCCCTCAGGGATCCCCTCGGAGCCGCTTTTTCGGTGCTGACTTGTTCTACACCGGCCGCTGCTTCCTGGTCTTGTCCCTAGCACACAGGAAATAATCACTGACCAAAGGGGGTGACCCGcctctggctgtgattggctgagcatcTCTTATGTATTTTAACCAGTCTGCGCTCTTCTAAAAATACGTCCGCTTGACCATTGCATGGCAGCGACCACAACACAGAGGGACAACACTGCAGCGCTTCTACCAGCACTGTGCGCACAGCAGCCAATCACAAGGCAGCTTACACTTCCTCTGGAGAGATGTCAAAATGAAAACTGCGCTCTGATTGGTCGCTATGGGCAACAAGAACAGAGCACAAAGATAGAAACAAAAAAAGCCAAACTCCCATTATCACAGCCACAAACCAAGGCTGAAAAGAGGTAAAGagaaagcaaaacatcctgagtctCTCACCTGCTCAAATCCGTCAACTGCGAACGATTCCGTACAATTAACGACACTTCCTGTATTGACACGTCACATGACGTCACTTCCTGTACCACCAATCCACCTCCTACATCAGTGTCTCCTATCACCCGATGTTTGGCCATTTTTTCGTAGATCATTCTCCATAGAGTGGAATGGAATAATCGTAGACAAAATGGCTCCAGCAATGTCGGACTAGAGTGATCCTTGATCTCTGATCTGTCACCGGCTGTTgccctggactaaaatggcgtctcaTATGTGATCAGCCACTTCCTGTCACGTGATGTGACGTCATTGTTTATGTCTCGAGACCaccaggagcagcagagccgggagaACCGGACGTTTTTCTTTCCCCGGGGCTCGGCTACTCGGAGGAGCCCTGACTGCTGCCAGGACACCGGCTCCCGGCGTTCCTGACGGGACGGACACGTGACTGTGCCGGCCGCATGTATCCCTGTGTCATAGCGGCTGCTGCACCTGCCAGAAATGCCCGATAGATCGTATGTGGGAGTGTGACTGCTGATTGCATGCGGTTCTATGATCGATTGGGATTCCATGTGATTGTATGATCGAGTTCCATTACTGTGCCCCTTTTTGTTACTGGTTGCATGTGATTGCACTGCAGATTGTGTTGGATTGTGCCCCTTCTGTGCAATCTGATTGCATGCGATTGTATGATCGATTGGTATTGCATGTGATTGTATGCTCGATCTCTGTTACTGTGCCCCTGATTTTGATCGCACTGCAGATTATATGGTACTGTGCAATCTGATTGCATGCCAATCTGAGGTTACTGATCCATCTGTGCCCCTGATTGTTATCGGTTGCATGTGGTTGCACTGCAGTTTGTGTGATTTTGCAATCTGATTGCAGGTGCTTGTACTGGATTTTCTGACTTGTATCTCAGTGATTGCCTGATTGTGTCTGATCTGTTGCTGATTGGATGTGATAGTGACCAGGGATAGAGGGAGATTTTCAGGGAAAAAACTACGAAGTAAAAAGTTTTTGCCCCCACCCCTTGATCATTTCCGGCTTGGATGATTGTCGGACCCCGCGTGCCTGATTGCTCCCCTGACAGATGACTGACGTCCCGGAGTGACCGCCCATCTGCAGCCCCGGGGGTCACCATGCCGTGGCCCTTCTCAGAGTCCATCAAGAAGCGGGCCTGCAGGTACCTGCTGCAGAGATACCTGGGCCACTTCCTGCAGGAGAAGCTCAGCCTGGAGCAGCTCAGCCTGGACCTGTACCAGGGCACCGGCACCCTCTCCCAGGTGCCCCTGGATAAGTGGGTACGTGCTCCTCCGCGGAGGCGCTGGTGGCTCTTCTGCATACGTGTGTAATGATGCTTTTGCTTGTTAGTGAGGGAGGGGCGGCCGGGATCTGATCTCCAGGCTACAAGCGTCCTCTGCTGTTATGTGTCAGCCCGGAGCAATGACTGCTACTAATCCCTCATTGCTGTCAGTGAGCAGAAACACTGAGCAAACGGGGACTGTCAGCAGGTTGTCTGTGTAGCGACCAGCGCACGTCCTGCCCGCCAGAGATTGGGGACGGCGCCACAGACGTACAGCGATCCGCCAACACCCCAGAAGAGAGTGATTATCTGCTGCCTGTGAGGGGCTGGATGTGAGGCAGCAACTGAGCGCTCAGTCCATGACCTCCATGTGCTCAAAGTGGAAACCTGAGCGACAGTGACCGGAGCGCAATTGTGCTAATGACTCCGGGCACCTGCAAAAGGTCTTATGGGGCCCAGTGTGCAGCGGGTCCGGCAGGGGGCGCTCCCAAAATGTTTTGATTGTGGGGGGATAGGGGCATTTATGGTATGCATCCGGTCTTCAGGGGGCTCTTGCTATATTGTGGGGCTCCCTCGATGTGGTGGCTCTGGAGGGGGCGCTCTCACTTTACTGTGGGGGTGCTCTTGGTATATTGTGGGGTTCCCGGGATGCGGCAGCTCTTGAGGGGGCTCTCAGTATATTGTGGAGGTGCTCTCAGTATATTGTGGGGCTCCCGGGATGCAGCAGCTCTTGAGGGGGCCCTCTCGGTATATTGTGGGGCTCTAGCGGGATGCAGCAGCTCTTGAGGGGGCCCTCTCGGTATATTGTGGGGCTCTTGAGGGGGCCCTCTCGGTATATTGTGGGGCGCTCTTGGTATATTGGGGGGTACCAGGGATGCGGCAGCTCTTGAGGGGGCGCTCTCGGTATATTGGGGGGTGCTCTCGGTATATTGTGGGGCTCCCGGGATGCAGCAGCTTTCTTAGGTGTCTGAGCACGCAGAGCCTCTCAGCCATTATAGAAATAGAGGACACTGTGCAATGTGTGGCACATTACAGCCGTTCCTGACACAGCAGCCATCACAGGACTCTGCAGACGTCTTTTGGGGTCAGAGACCCTGCTCAGTGTTAGGGGGGTGCACGTGCTGCTACCTGCAAGGTCAGACCTATTTTTGCTACACCTGCACTGTCTCTGGCTCTTGGTCTGATGACATGGTGTAGTGGTGGCTTCGGTCGTACGGCACAGGTCCCTGACCTGcagtgttttatctgctgcaagactacaactcccagcatgcactgtgtttttttttttgggggggtaacttGAGGTGACACCCCCCCCAATCCCGATGCCTCAGATCAGTCTTTTCCTCTCTGGTGGCTGTTGTAGCCCCGCGGACCCTAGAGGGATAATGTCATTAGCACAATGTTTGGTGGATCCGCTCCTCGCTATAAGTAGACGCTCTCGGCCAAACGATATTAAAAATGAATGATACTGGGATCTATTCTAGGAGCAAAGTGAAGAATAATGCAGGAGGTAGGGACGTCCCGAAAAGTCCATTACATGGGTACAAATCTGTACAGACGTGGCGGGGTCTGTATAGCAGCCGAGTGCTCAGGTGTCAAGTTgtcagacttaaaggggtattccagccgAAGCAATTTATACAGTGGTTAGGTCATCTCTGAGACCCTCATCTGTAGAATGGAACGGCATGGGGCGCATGCGCCATGATAGGCGAGCGCGGTGCTCCCTGACCAGTGCCGTGATAGGCGAGCGCGGCGCCCCCTGACCAGTGCCGTGATAGGCGAGCGCGGCGCCCCCTGACCAGTGCCGCGATAGGCGAGCGCGGCGCTCCCTGACCAGTGCCGCGATAGGCGAGCGCGGCGCTCCCTGACCAGTGCCGCGATAGGCGAGCGCGGCGCTCCCTGACCAGTGCCGCGATAGGCGAGCGCGGCGCTCCCTGACCAGTGCCGCGATAGGCGAGCGCGGCGCTCCCTGACCAGTGCCGCGATAGGCGAGCGCGGCGCTCCCTGACCAGTGCCATAGGCGCAGAGCatctgccgctccattcatggcccCGGGTACAGGTGGCACAAGATGCTGCGATTGGTGGGCACTGCACTACGGGCAGTCACCCCTCTAATCAGTGTGCAGTCTTCACTCATCACCAGTTTCTACACCTCTccatgctgtcagtgaatagaagcgTCCATAGTTTACTTTCCAATAATCCTTGCTGCGTGTCCCCTCCTCTTGACATTACAGATATTACACACCGCAGAGTAACTCCAGTGCTGCGGAGGTcacaaaccggagcacaaaggcatGGAGAGAAGTGCGGCCTCATAGGGGGTTACGTGGGGCGCAGCCCGGCAGTCTGCGAGTGGCGGGACCCCCTGGATGATTATCAGAATTAGGGGGTGATTGTCCCCTGCTCCTCAGTTCCATCATCAAGGAGAACTGAAGAAACCCCTCTGACCAGCAGGGGAGAAGGGAGGGCTGCAGTGCCTGATATCAGGGAATATAAAGAAACCGCTCTCCTTTTGGCAGAAAAGCAAAACTGCATATTCATCCTGCTGGGAACAGGTGACATCTCCACAGCGGAGCCTAAAATAGGAGCATCAGCCGATGTCTGCGGACAATACACTGATGGACCGTACTGTACAGCAAGTGGGGGACAGAGGGGATCAATGACCGCTGATGACTGATAGTCTTCatctttatactccagagctgcgctcactattctgctggtgcagtcactatgtacatacattacattactgatcctgagttacctcctgtattatactccagagctgcactcactattctgctgatgcagtcactatgtaaatacattgcattactgatcctgagttacctcctgtattatactccagagctgcgctcactattctgctggtgcagtcactgtgtacatacattacattactgatc from Anomaloglossus baeobatrachus isolate aAnoBae1 chromosome 12, aAnoBae1.hap1, whole genome shotgun sequence includes the following:
- the GSKIP gene encoding GSK3B-interacting protein, which translates into the protein MEVDCNPVELPINVIYDSDSDLRDMEGTDVKDMRQEAEAVVNDVLFAVANMFVSKNLPCAVDVAYINVEIKEGTRYCLELTDAGLRVVGFAFDYVDDGCSNQYHETIYSLLDSLSPAYRKAFGNALLRRLEALKNDGQS